The Deltaproteobacteria bacterium HGW-Deltaproteobacteria-18 sequence GGGCTACACGGACCTGCACGCCGGGGCGCGCCTTCTGCAACCCTTCGATGACCACGCGGTCTCCGGCGGCCAGCCCTTCCCGTACAATCCAGTCACCGCCGACCGCACGGTCAAGTTCCAGGGGGCGGGCAGCCACCTTTTCCTCGCCGTCCACGACCATGGCCAGGGGCTGGCCCTGCGCGTTGCGGACCACGGCCTGCTGCGGGATGAGCAGTGCGCTTGCGAGCACGCCCTCCTCGACGACGGCGCGGACATACATGCCCGGCAGGAGGTCGCGTTCGGGATTGGGGAACACGGCGCGCAGCGTGACGGAACCGGTGCTCTGGTCCACGCTGGCCTCGGCCAGCTGCAGCACGCCTGCATGGGCGTAGGTGGCTCCGTCTTCGAGGATGAGACGCACTTTTGTCGCGGCCTCGCCTGCGGACTGGACGGCCCCGCTCTTGAGGGCGTGCTTCATGCGCAAAAGCTCCACGTTGGACTGGGTCAGATCGACATAGATGGGGTCGAGTTGCTGCACCGTGGCCATGGCCTGGGCCTGATTGGCCGTGACCAGGGCACCGGGGGTGATGGTGGAGCGTCCGATGCGGCCGTTTATGGGCGAGAGGACCCTGGTCCGCTCAAGGTCGATCTGCGCG is a genomic window containing:
- a CDS encoding efflux transporter periplasmic adaptor subunit, with protein sequence MKKILIPVVALLAVGLGYLAWNKPSQANQPTAARVAPAPEVAVVTMQEKDVRLTTELPGRTAVYQMAEIRPQVGGIILKRAYTEGTEVKSGDLLYQIDPATYEVAVARAKAAVAKAKAELEPARLKALRYRDLIRTKAVSQQDHDEVQAALALAEANVAAAQAELGAAQIDLERTRVLSPINGRIGRSTITPGALVTANQAQAMATVQQLDPIYVDLTQSNVELLRMKHALKSGAVQSAGEAATKVRLILEDGATYAHAGVLQLAEASVDQSTGSVTLRAVFPNPERDLLPGMYVRAVVEEGVLASALLIPQQAVVRNAQGQPLAMVVDGEEKVAARPLELDRAVGGDWIVREGLAAGDRVVIEGLQKARPGVQVRVAQDAM